The sequence below is a genomic window from Pongo abelii isolate AG06213 chromosome 15, NHGRI_mPonAbe1-v2.0_pri, whole genome shotgun sequence.
GCTCCTGTGATGGCTGCTATGTGGACACATAGGCTCACTGTTGCCATGTGGGAATTAGAGTCAGTGATTTGTTTCAAGAGGATCAGAAATCTATACTTTTAGATCTAATATACTACGTTTTaaaactcctctctctctctctctctctctctctctctttacacaCTGAAGGCCAGACAACACATCTACAGGGTGCAAATGGCCTATGGGCAGCCACACTGTGATGCCTGTGTGAGGGCCTAAACTTCAGAGAGGAAGAAGGTGAGGTCAGATCCTGAGGGAGCACCTCCTTTCCTGCAGCAGGCATGGGGGAGCAGCTGCCTGCTGAGGATGCCTTCAGAATGTTTGTGTGAAGAGGGATAACAGATGCTGTGTGCCAGAGGGATGGTGGCTGTAGGCCGCAAGATTCGGTTCTTCTGGCCGCAGAAGAACCTCACTTCACATTTCaggcctctgtttccttatcaATGAAATAAGAGCATTGATTAATTCTGCAGGTGCTTCCAGCTTGGActtttttgcaaatattctcaTTCAACTCACTTTAGAAACCTGCAGGGAGTCTCTCTTTGTAATTCCAGAAAAATCAGCATTTTCGTCAAAGGCATTTTGGATGCCCATCTTCGGGAGGATGGTTTCCAGATTGTAGGAGGCAGAAATGGAAAATCTGGGGATGAACACCTCTATCCACCTGTGGAGtagggaaaaggaaacaatgaggTCACCATGGTGTCTGCATCTCTGCTCCTAGATGCCATTTTTGGAGACTCCGTTCTTCCTCCAACCATTGCTAGTTGCTGCTAAAAAGGTCAACACACCCTAGCCAAGAAACCCAGGTTGCTCTTGAAATAAGCCTCCCAGCTGAGCAGGTCCAGCACTAAAAACATGCAAGGAGATAGACGGGCCCCCCAGTGAAGTGGGTGCGGAGGTGAAAAGGAGGTCAGCAAGGGAGTCTATGGCAGAAACCAACAGGAGACATCAAGTAGCAATGGAAGCTCATCAACCACCCACTCACTGTCCAGAGTACCTCCTCACCAGCACTTCCTGACGCAGGCCCTGCTAATGCCCTAGAGCAGCAAAGTCCAGCAGAACTCCCTGTGGTGCTGGGAAGATCCCAGACCTGCACTCTCCAGTACGGTAGTCTTGCGTGGCTATTGAGCAACTTAAAGAGTGGCTTGTGCAAATGAGAAACTAAAGTGTTAATCTTACTACATTTCAGTTAATTTAAGTGTGAATTACTGCAGGTGGattagtggctactatattgAACAGCACCACCTGATAATTTAgcacaatattttttttcctctgcaatGGTTTCCCTGAACCGAGAGTAAACAGCCCACAtgtattgaactttttttttttagatggagtctcactctgtcactcaggctggagtgcaatggcacagtctctgctcactgcaacctccgccccgtgggttcaagcatttctcctgcctcagcctcccaagtagctgggattacaggtgtacgtggccatgcctggctaatttttttgtattttagtagagacagcgtttcaccatgttgcccgggctggtcttgaactcctgagctcaggcaatccacctgccttggcttcccaaagtgctaggattacaggcgtgagtccaGCCTGAACATTTATTATATGCCAGACATTGTCCCAGGCACACTCAACAACACTTCCCCCATTTTAAAGACGGTAAAGCTTATTTTTAGTGCTTTGCCCAAGGTTACGTACTTAGTGACTCACAGCAATGAAAGCACAAAAATATTGGATGGACACATTTCAGTCCTCATCTGACAGGTGTCTTGTGACCCCTCATGCCAGGGATAGCTCTCTTTTCCCTGCCACTGTCCCCTTTCCCTGTTTTCTCTGTGCTCCATCTGCTGCTCTGtgctctgtccctccctccctgagATTCTGTGCTACCTCCTCTTCTTATCCCCAGCCCCAGCTGCAGCCTGAGAAGAGAAGAAGTCGCTGACACACCCGGCAGCATCTCTTCATTCTTAACTTTGAGTTTTTGCCAGTGCTGTGTCCTCTAGCAAAGCTGCCCTTCCCGAGCCTCTGTGTGCTCATATGCCACCCACATGTACAGCTAAACCCCACTGCCTCCTTGAAGCTGTCCCTTGGTCCCAGCTGAAAGTGATCTCTCTGCTCAGAAGCTCCTCAGCACCTTTCCTGCCCTCCCCTGGAGCATTGCCCAATATCTTTCTTGAATTCCAGTTACACTGcagtcttccttctctcttcccagACTATGAGCACCAGGGAATGCTGCTAAAATCATTCTACAATGCCAACAATATATTGCTAAGAGACAGAACATAAAACTTTGACATTCCTTTTTTATCTCATGATTAATCTTTTTGATATTCTCCATATTTTTTATACTCACCATACTAATTACAGAACTAATAATAACATTATTAGCTagcatttactgaacacttactatCTTCTAGGAATTCTTCTAAGCACTTTGTAAACAGCAGGTTACTTTACCTTTTCACCAACCTTTGGATTTGGTAATATTGTTATCCTCTTTCTTATATGTGACCACTAatgcttttgtttgcttgcttttacGGGATCATTTCATAGATTTCAATATCAGATTGGCTTCTAGAGCCAGCTCTGCTAGCATATAACAGCtacatgaccttgggcaattcaCTTACCCCCTTGGAGCCTCCATTtcgtcatctgtgaaatgagtgGTACTAAGACTCCTCATCAGGTGATAGTGAACTTCAAGTGTGAACATGTATAGACAGCCCCAGGCTCTCTGTCCTGCATGCAGTTGGTGCTGACTGTGCAGAAGTGATTATCCAACAGCTGTTAGCACAATCTCTCCCCCATCTTTGAATGTGTGCATCCCCTGCCTCAGGGCCCAGGAGATTGACATAGATGCTCACCTTTTCTGGAGTGAGTGGCTCCACTTTCTCAGTGTTCTGGCTGACAAGGCCTGTTCCAGTTGCCTCATCTTGCCCTTGCTAGGGAGGACAAAGAAGGCCACGGCATCTCCCTTGTAGTCCATCTGCAGCACAAAGCAGTTCAGCTCTGTATCCACCCAAAAAGCAAACTGCTCCTTCTGGTGCATCATAGGGACAGGCACAGTGACCTGCTTGCCCACCAGGAATGGGAAGTTCTTTCTTGTATATGCAGGGTGAAAGGGCTTCTCCCACTTGGCTAgcacaaaggaagaaaagaagtcttTATATCAAAGTGCAATTAGTGAGGCAAAGACAGCAAAATGAAATGGGGAAttactgctaatgggtatgaggtttctttttgaggtgacaCAAAAAAATGCTCTGATATTACACAGCGGAGTAGTTGCCCAaacttgtgaatatactaaaaaccaataAAACGGTGAATTTTATGACAAGTGAAttgtatttcaattaaaaatagaattagttAAATAGAACAACATAAAGTGAAGGTAACTTAGTAAGGGCTCAAAGCATaccagttttctttccttctctttcctctttgcaggatggatggataaatgggtggATAGCTTGGCAGATggagggtggatggatagatgaatagctAATGGATAAAAGATTGGCTGgctgggtggatagatggattaatggatgaatggatagatggatgaactgatggatggatagatagatgaatagattaATGGATAGGTGGTTGGCTAGCTAGATGGCTAGCTAGGTGGATGAATGgttgcatggatggatggatggatggatagatggatgaactgatgaatggatggatgaactgatggatggataaatgggtggATAGTTTGCTGGATGGGTAGATGCAGGGTGGAGGGATGAACAGGTTAATGGATAAATGGTTGGCTGTCTGGGTGGATAGACGGATGCATGCATGGATTCATGGATGAATGACAGATGGATAAATGCATGGATAGTTTGGTGAATTGGCAGATATagggtggatagatagatgaatagattaATGGACAGGTGGTTGGCTAGctaggtggatgaatggatgcatggatggatggatgaactgaTGGGTGGACAAATGGATGGATAGCCTGGtgaatgggtagatggatagatgaatacaTTAATGGATAGATGGCTGGCTGGTTGGCTAGTTGCATGcctggatggatggacagataaaCTAGTGCATGGATAAATGAGTGAACAGGTGgatgaagagagggaggaaggaaggggaggagagggacagaggaagggagggatgatACGGTGGCATCCATGAAAACTCTGCCTGGAGATGCCAGGCACTTCTATCTTAAGCACAACCCTATAAAGTTGGCTTTATCATCAGACTATCCAGTCAGCACAGAGACTGGTACAGGTCAGGCACTCAACACATGGTAAATCTTTTAGAGACACATGCTGAGCATCATAGAGCAAGTATGGGGCAGAGGCGAAATTCAAATTCAAGTTGTTTGACTTTAAAGCTGATGTGCATTCTCTGCAATACAGTGAAACTGTAAAGCTCtaacatatatctatatctatacctatatctatatctatatctatatctatatctatatctatatctatatgcaGTTATATATGAAGGAGTCTTCATATATATATGGGATACGAATGACAATCACATCAGCTTGTCTACATTTCTACACCTATGAAAGTGTTCACACTCTTGGATTTGCTTCTTAAACTGGGTTGTCAGAGAGTTCCATGTTCCTTCTCTAAAACTTTCAAGGGGCAGTGGGACAGCTGCTGGTGGCAAGAGATCCTTTCTCTCAAGTAGTTCCAGACTTTTCCTATGGGTTTCCCACTGAGTCAAATGTAAACGCACCTCAAGACGCTTAATCTGTCTACCCAAAGTGAACTAAATGAGCCCCCACTGTAACTGGTAAACATGAGCTATCCTAGGTCCTGCAGCCAGCTAATTGCAAAGCTAATTAGAGCTCAGGCCCTCCCATTTCTCCACCCTGCAGTCTAGGGTTTGTCTGGCTTGTGTATTTCACTAAgcaaaaatcatcatcatcatcataaaataaataaataaaaatcaacttcTCAAATCCTTacctttaaagaaaatgtggttcaccAGCACCATGGCTGTCAGAAGGTCAAGGCCTTGGATTATGTCTACAACCTTCCCTTGGGTCTTCTTTTTCACATGGCTGTTGATCCTCGTCTGGGCAATGGAAGGGTTGGAGAAATCTGTAGAAAAGACTTCTGCTTCATACAGCCTCTTGACATTGCCCAAGAAATTTGCCTGCAGCTGCAGCTCCTTCTTGACGAAGAGGGCACTTCCCATCTTCAAGGCCAGGTCTTTGCTGGGAACAGTCAGTGAGTGAACCAGGTGCTGGAAGCCCTGGTGGATGGCAGactctggtgtgtgtgtgaggttgaAGCCCAGGCCCTGGAGAATCTGGGTCTTGGTGACTGAGTGGGCCCCAAGGGAGAGCATGGCCAGGGAAGTGGAGACACTCACAGGGGAGAAGAAGACGTTCTGACTTGGGGTCTCCAAAACCAGCCTGCGGTATAGGCGGAAGGCAAAGTCGGTGTTGAGGGAATACACCTGTGAGGCAGGGGTGCTCTCTGTGGAGGAAGGGTGGGGGTATCCGCTGGGGGCATTGGCCGGGGACACACAGTAGATTGGAGCACAGAGGCCAACAGCAAAGAGTACTCCACAAAGGGAAGATGCCATTTTGGAACAAAATACATCTGCAAGAGAAGTAAGAACCACTGAGGGGGTAAACTGAGGGTCCAGGCCCTGAATCAGAGACCCTTCAACACCCCATGCCATCAGCAGCAGAATGAAGACAGATAGGCCGGTTAGCAGAGCTCTCTCACATAATCTCCTTTGAGGCTCGCAATAGTCCCGTGATGTAGGTATTACCATTGCTGTTTTACTTGCAAATGAGTAAACAGGCCACAGAGAGTCTGTGTAACTTACCCCAAACAACAGGGTTGACTTGTCTGTGTTCTGTGTGGGCTTCAAAGTCAGGTCTCAAATTCCAAATCCCATGCTTTTTGATGTTTCTGCTTCATGgacttattttttaagaattgaGCGTGTGAGACCAGATTATAAAGTCCCCTCTTAGCAGCCAGAAGTGGTTTCTCACCCTTTGGAGGTCCCTCCACACATTCTTTATCCATTTTGTGTAGATCTGATTATTTTCTCACCCTGGCTGCCTGTTCCCAGACACAGGCATTTACTAATGTGTTCATATCTTTAAAAAAGTGGAAACCTAGAGCAAAAGGCTGTCCTTTTTGCTGTGCTCCTTCAGGTGCCCTGAGCACTGGCAGTTAGTTACTGATCAGCTGCAGTTCTAGCCACATCTATCTGCTTCCCCTTCAAGCCTCAGCTGACATGGCTTTGGCACCAAGGAGACTTCAGACTAAATGACCTGATAGCAATTTCAAACCCCAACAGGGCTGGGCTTGCATACAACCCTGACATTCGTGGTGGACAAGTAACCTCTCTGGACTTCTCTGTTTCGCTTTCGTAAAACAGAGATAGTTACCTTACAGAGTTGTTCAGAGGACTGAGTGTGATAAGGCACAAATTGTGCAGCATGGGACCCAGCACATGGTGAGCGCTCAATACATTACTTTTACTGTTGTTTTGTTGAAGTCAGAGAGAATTTGATTTGAGCAACTCTATCAAGTACTGCTCGCaggtctccccagccctgcctACAGCACCCTCACCTGTTCAGTTTCATCAGAAAGATTTCATTTACTTTAACACACCTTTACAGAGGAgctccaaccctgtgagttgaccCTGAGATACAACAGTAAATGGTCATTTTAGAGAAGGAAGGTGTATGAATCCAATGCAAGGCCAGGTGGGGTCTGTGCTTAGCCAGAGGGGAAAGCAAAGCAGGTGTGTGCTCCAATAGGTCACATCTGTCTGAAGGCTTTTCTCTCCTCACCAATTTTATGATTTCTCCCCCAAGACCTGGATGTCCTTCCCCCCATTGTCCTTTTCACAAGCACAGTGCCTTCATAACCCCCCTTGCCCTTCATCAGACTTTGCTTTTTAGTCATTTATACTACAGTGTGAATGGCTGCCACCAACTCTTCTCCTAGGAGCACTGGAATGAAGTGTTAACTCCTGATTGTGAAGGAAAGACTTTATCCACTGGAGCAAGAATTCAGTCAATAAGTGAACAATTATTTTGCCAGAAATGGAGAAGGAAAAGATAAGAGAAACTTTGCTGAAAGCAACAAAAATATTGCCACACATAGTCACTTGTCTATGTCAGACCAAGCATAATGTGACAGCCACATTCCCAACAATTTCTCTGtggaaatgaaatatgtaaatgaatcacattttattttaccagATATAATTTAACTTAGATGAACTTTATAAAGAACCCTTTTACTGAATGAGTAATTCTTTGCAAAACTGTTCATTTCTGTCCATTTCCACTTACGTGATTGGGCAATTTCTGTTTTGTAGTTTTGTGTTTGCCTGTTTGACTAAAGTGGAGTTTTCTTTCTAAGTTACATtcgcatccatgcatccatccacctacTGGACTCTTTGCCAACCTGTTCTGAACTGACCTCCGGAGCTGCCCCCACCCTGGGTGCcccatctctccctttctccaaGAAGGCCATTTTACCCATGCTGCCATCTTCCAAGTCAGGAGACTGATGGTCACTCTGCACTCTTTGGCCACCCTCCTTCCCCACATCGTTCTTCCTCCCCGAGACATCGCAAGCCCCagcttctctccatctctttgcTCTTCCCTTGGTCCAAACCCTCCTTATCTCTCCCCTGGACAATCCTGAAGGCTTCTGTACTCATCTCCCTCCTCTGGTCATGTTTGctcaaaatgtttttcttaagaaACTTCACCAATTTGACTCTGCACAGAGACAATCTACTGGGAGATAGAAGTGTTGGGGCTACAATGGGGGACAGATAGCCAGGGTCCTGGCTCTTAAAGAGTTCTCTGGAAACCCTATGACATGTGACCTTAAGAGTTGACTGCTTCCCCTCTCTTCAGCCCCACTGCTGGCCAGTGCATTTATCTGCAGCCTCTGCAGTCAACACCAATAGCAAACAGCCCAGGGtccacctccctcccttctcttcccactcACCCACCCCTTGCTCAGGCATAGCATACTCTGCTACAAATGCCCCTCCTGGATGCCACCTTCCTTTGTTCATGGAAAAGCCCTTGTTTCTCACTCTGGAAGACTCTACTTAGCTATTACCAGCTTGAGAGGCCCTCCCTGGCTCCCCTCTCCTGTTGTGACTTCAtcactctctcccttctctcttctggCACTTCTGAAATTTACTCGACTTCTATTACCAAATAGAATAGAAGTCACTGACCACACGCATGCCTTTAGATAATCTCTAGGTTCTTTGAATGTGTAATTCACGCATTTGGTCCATCGGGTTGAACATGTACACTTATTATGCAGGTACCATAGGAGGTGTTGGGGCTACAATGAGGGACAGAGACAGGGTCCTTGTCCTTAAGGAGCCCACTGGGAAGACGGACAATTAGCAAACACCACTAGGCacaagaagtgtgtgtgtgtgataagtAAGTACAGGCATTGGGAACACCTATTCCATAATAAGAAAGGCTTCCAGTAGAAGTGGCAGCTGATTGAAACTTGAAAAATGTTAGCAAGGTAAAGGGCAAACgcagagaagagagagattcAGGCTGGGAGGACCACCTGTGCAAGGGCCCAGAGGGAACAAGAGCCAGGCAGCTCTGAGGAACAGAAAAGGTTCTGACACAGATTTCAGTAACACAGAAGCCAGCAGGAAGGGCTGGGGAGTGGGAgagaccagctgcagagagaggGGGCCCCATGAAGGGATGTGCGGACTTGGTTCTGTGCCCTGGAACCCACTGGGGGATGGCTGCAGAGAACCTCAGCAGCAGAGAATTCTCAAGACTATCCCCGCACCTGTCTGTGTTCCTCATTGCTCTACACACCTGCTTCCTGTCCTCCTTCCCCCTTCCGCCGCCAGCATGGAAAAGTGTCCAATGTAGGAGCTCAGTAGACACTTGGTGCGCTGCCCTGAGATGGAGAAGCATTTACACCAGCCTCAGAACTGGGgtggtggctgggcgcagtggctcatgcctataatcctagcactttcgaggcaggcagatcacctgaggtcaggagttcaagaccagcctggccaatatggcaaaaccccatctctactaaaaatgcaaaagttagccaggattggtggcgggcacctgtagtcccagctactcgggaggctgagacaggagaatcacttgaacccgggaggcagaggttgcagtgagtcgagatcaggccattgcactccagcctgggcaacaagagtgaaactccatctcaaaaaaaaaaaaaaaaaaaaaaaaaagcaacaacagcaaaaaaccagggaggtgaaatgaAGGAGGCCTCCTGGAATATGGGACTGAAACCCCGAGTTTCTCTTATTTGATGAGCTCTGTGACAGACTGGGGCTCTTCAGGAAGCCGTGTAAGAGTGTGGCATCTGCAGGCTTCCCTGTGACAAGCTGGGGTCTACTGTGTTAACTTGGGGTCTGCAGGCCCTCTAGCCTCAATGATGAAGTGGCAGCACTTGATCTTGACGGCCACTCAGAAGTCAGAGCCTAAGCAAGATCATGGTTCCCCTCCTAACCTCAGAGCAGTACTTTCTGTTTAGAGAACAGCATTGTCCTCCCATTGCTTCATCTTCTGAATTGCGTCGACCCCGATCTGTAAGGAAGGCAGTTCTGAGGAAGGGCGAGACAACGTCTGCAGAATGCCCAGTGCGGCATACAGCCCATGGTGGGCAGGAGACCAAAGCTGCATCTCTTTTGTGGCTCTTATGATTTTGTGTCCCTCCCTTGGAATCAGGGTGAAGGAATAGGATTGTCCCTGGCTATTCATGACCATGGCAGAGGGGACCAGATTGAAGGAAGAGGACATCAGCCACATGGAGGGGAAGCAGATACTGCCAGGTGCCAGGATGCCACAAGCACCAGGGGTCTGTGCCCCTTTCTGTGGAGGCTGGCGGTGGGGCAGGTGGCTCTCAGGCACACTGGGTTGTGCCTCCCAAAGAATCCCCATCCCCATCAGCAGAGGTGGCCTATTAGACGCAGCCTCCACGCCCCAAGTCTTGTTTCTTTTGGGCTTGGGTTGAGCAGGGGAGACCCACCTGAAGTCGGGGAGTTGGCTAGTAAGTGTCCTGACTCATCGATGGTACTGGCCTCCATGTGACTTCAGGTAAGTCTCTGCTTTTCACAAGACTTCAGGAAGAGGTGGTCTCAAAAGGCCCTCTCTTCTGAGTCTGAGATCTATGTCTGAGGGCCCCCAGGTCATTGCTGTCTTGGGGGAAAACCATAGCCAAAGCTCATTCAGTCAGCTCTTAAAATCCACAATACACCCCACTTTGCTTCTCCCCACCCTGAACTTCTGTCTTCCTCTGGCCACCCCTTCTGTCTCCCAGCCCTGCCGAGGCCCTTGCCCCTCTTTTGGCTGTGGCCTGGGTTTATGTGAGCATTCGGCCAGGGTGCACTGCTCGTTGGGGTGACAGGGACACTCTGCCGTCCCCAGGGCTTGCCTCTTCTGGGCCTCTCCTTCCCAGCTACCACAGcctgcattccaccttccattgtcTCTCACTCACTCCCATCTCCAAGCGCTCCTCCACCCTGCAGATAGGGTGACCTTTCCAGATGCTGATCTGGTGTATCATTCACCTCACCTGGAATTCCTCAATGGCTCCCCATTGAGCTCAGGAAAAATGCTCAAGCCCCTGACATTCAAGAGGCTTATTTATTGGGCCCTGACTCACCTCCCCAGCTTCATCTTTCAGGACCCAGCTGTTTTCATTCctcaattccaccccatccccTATCTTCGTTTGCCTCTTTAACCAGCTTGGGTGTCAAGGGCTTCATTTTAATCTAATGTGCTTCACCCCCAGGCCTGTGTCTTCATGTCCCAGCCCTGTGGCAAGGCTTCATGTGTGGTAGAACCTACCTGTCTGCTCCTTCCCTGCCAAGTGCTGCTGGAAGAGGGGTTCTGCAAGGCAGCCTCGTCCACTGTGGGTTCCCAACCACCAGCCTTTATCCACCTGGCAACATGTAACTCATCAGCTCACTCTCCCATTTTCAGGGAAAATCTTCACCTTTTCCATGTCCTTAACCTTTTTATTCCAGGGTGGAATGGATGCCCACCTTGCTACATATGCGTGTGTGCCTAcctgcgcacacacacacacacacacacacatacacacttagcAGACAACCTTGCCTCCTATCTCACATAAAAGAGAGATCCTATGAAAAGGAATTGTCTCAACTTCCTTCAAAGGGCATCCTCTCTGCCTATCCCTACTTTCCCAGTCGCCACTCTCTCTCCCCTACACCTCCACTCCACCAACAAAGCAGAGGATCTGCCCTCCTTTGAGGTCCAGTCCCCCTTCCTGGGCCTTAGAAAGTATCTCTTCTCTCCATCTCAGGACCCTTCCACCTCTCTTTTCTGCACTTAAACACTCCCTCTCAAGCTGATCCTTGCTGTTAGTTTGGAAACTGTTCAAGTTTTGCTCGTTAAGACAAAGAAATCAACAacgacacaacaacaaaaacactccTTTCACCCTCTCATTTGCTTCTAGCAGCTGCCCTATTTCCATACTCCTCCCTTGTGGCCCAAATTTTCAAGAGCTGTGTATTCATGGTCTCTGTGGCCTTACCTCCAGCTCACTCACTggtccactccagcctggcttccGTAACCAAAAAATGTGACCCAGATGCTACTAAAAGCCAACTAATGTGTCTAGGTTCTCAT
It includes:
- the SERPINA9 gene encoding serpin A9 codes for the protein MASSLCGVLFAVGLCAPIYCVSPANAPSGYPHPSSTESTPASQVYSLNTDFAFRLYRRLVLETPSQNVFFSPVSVSTSLAMLSLGAHSVTKTQILQGLGFNLTHTPESAIHQGFQHLVHSLTVPSKDLALKMGSALFVKKELQLQANFLGNVKRLYEAEVFSTDFSNPSIAQTRINSHVKKKTQGKVVDIIQGLDLLTAMVLVNHIFFKAKWEKPFHPAYTRKNFPFLVGKQVTVPVPMMHQKEQFAFWVDTELNCFVLQMDYKGDAVAFFVLPSKGKMRQLEQALSARTLRKWSHSLQKRWIEVFIPRFSISASYNLETILPKMGIQNAFDENADFSGITKRDSLQVSKATHKAVLDVSEEGTEATAATATKFIVRSKDGPSYFTVSFNRTFLIMITNKATDSILFLGKVENPTKS